The Streptomyces sp. SS1-1 genome has a segment encoding these proteins:
- a CDS encoding serine hydrolase domain-containing protein translates to MSVRPLPSSPPSAQGVDASGVLAFLDAVDAAPGIEPHSLMILRHDHVVAAGWWAPYTAERRHLLYSISKSFTATAAAIAAREGLLRLDDPVISYFPELDAQITDPRSRAVLVRHVASMATGHDTDMIFAARERDRDDLVRGFLLEPPPHEPGTVFAYNQPATFTLAAVVQRVSGQSLTEYLRPRLLDPLGIGDVAWLRHRDGRELGFSGLHATTDAMARLGLLYLRGGVWEGERLLPEEWVAEATRAQIPSSGGMPGDDWQRGYGFSFWMSRHGYRGDGALGQFCVVLPEHDAVVVTTADTWDMPGLLNLVWEHLLPAFSGAPGTGAEEADAALARRLAGLALPPAPGEPVPAGEAESWHGAFTPDDEVHAALPKVSAVDLAERDGGWDLTFTEDGEPLRVRLGGPGWTVTEGPVPTAVSGGWTDAGTLALDVAFLETPHHLELTCSLKERTFAARWRTEPLHGMRLRRMAAPAS, encoded by the coding sequence ATGTCTGTTCGCCCGCTGCCCTCGAGCCCGCCCTCCGCCCAGGGCGTCGACGCCTCCGGTGTCCTCGCCTTCCTCGACGCCGTCGACGCCGCCCCCGGCATCGAACCGCACAGCCTCATGATCCTGCGGCACGACCATGTCGTGGCCGCCGGATGGTGGGCGCCGTACACCGCCGAGCGCCGGCACCTGCTCTACTCGATCAGCAAGAGCTTCACCGCCACGGCGGCCGCGATCGCCGCCCGCGAGGGGCTGCTCCGGCTCGACGACCCGGTGATCTCGTACTTCCCCGAGCTCGACGCGCAGATCACCGACCCGCGCAGCCGGGCCGTCCTGGTGCGGCACGTGGCGTCCATGGCCACCGGGCACGACACCGACATGATCTTCGCCGCGCGGGAACGCGACCGCGACGACCTGGTCCGAGGGTTCCTGCTCGAACCCCCGCCGCACGAACCCGGCACCGTGTTCGCGTACAACCAGCCCGCCACCTTCACGCTGGCCGCCGTCGTCCAGCGGGTGAGCGGACAGTCGCTGACCGAGTACCTCCGGCCGCGGCTGCTGGACCCGCTCGGCATCGGCGACGTGGCCTGGCTGCGCCACCGCGACGGCCGTGAGCTCGGCTTCAGCGGACTGCACGCCACCACGGACGCCATGGCCCGGCTCGGCCTGCTGTATCTGCGCGGCGGCGTCTGGGAGGGCGAGCGGCTGCTGCCCGAGGAGTGGGTCGCCGAGGCCACGCGCGCCCAGATCCCGTCGTCCGGCGGGATGCCGGGCGACGACTGGCAGCGGGGCTACGGCTTCTCGTTCTGGATGTCCCGGCACGGCTACCGCGGCGACGGGGCCCTCGGCCAGTTCTGCGTGGTGCTGCCCGAGCACGACGCGGTGGTGGTGACCACCGCCGACACCTGGGACATGCCGGGCCTGCTGAACCTCGTCTGGGAGCACCTGCTGCCCGCGTTCAGTGGCGCCCCGGGGACGGGCGCGGAGGAGGCCGACGCGGCCCTGGCCCGCCGCCTGGCCGGCCTCGCCCTGCCGCCCGCCCCCGGGGAACCGGTACCCGCCGGGGAGGCCGAGTCCTGGCACGGCGCCTTCACCCCCGACGACGAGGTCCACGCCGCCCTGCCCAAGGTGAGCGCCGTCGACCTCGCCGAGCGGGACGGCGGCTGGGACCTGACGTTCACCGAGGACGGCGAACCGCTGCGCGTGCGGCTCGGCGGCCCCGGCTGGACCGTCACCGAGGGCCCGGTGCCCACCGCGGTGAGCGGCGGCTGGACCGACGCCGGCACCCTGGCCCTGGACGTCGCGTTCCTGGAGACCCCGCACCATCTGGAGCTGACGTGCTCCCTGAAGGAGCGCACCTTCGCCGCGCGCTGGCGCACCGAGCCGCTGCACGGCATGCGCCTGCGCAGGATGGCCGCCCCGGCCTCCTGA
- a CDS encoding LLM class F420-dependent oxidoreductase: MVQIGYTMMTEQAGPRELVDHVVRAEEAGFDFSVTSDHYFPWLRSQGHSPYAWSVLGAAAQATSRIPLMTFVTCPTTRYHPAVVAQKAATLGLLSEGRFRLGLGSGENLNEHVVGGGWPSVDVRHEMLEEAVEIIRALFEGGHVNHRGTHFDVESAKLWDLPDQPVPIGLAVSGERSCRLAGRLADLVIATEPKPDLLASFDRHGGSGKPRVGQLPVCYDRDRDAAVKRAHDQFRWFGSGWKVNSELPHPDSFEGATQFVTPEDVAASIPCGDDPDAFVEAVRPYAEAGFTEIALIQIGGDAQLPYLDWARDTLLPALRNAFG, translated from the coding sequence ATGGTGCAGATCGGATACACGATGATGACCGAGCAGGCCGGCCCCCGTGAGCTGGTCGACCACGTGGTCCGCGCCGAGGAGGCGGGCTTCGACTTCTCCGTCACCTCGGACCACTACTTCCCCTGGCTGCGCTCGCAGGGGCACTCGCCGTACGCGTGGAGCGTGCTGGGTGCCGCCGCGCAGGCCACGTCCCGGATCCCGCTGATGACGTTCGTGACGTGCCCGACGACCCGCTACCACCCGGCCGTCGTGGCGCAGAAGGCCGCGACCCTCGGGTTGCTGTCGGAGGGCCGGTTCCGGCTGGGGCTCGGCTCGGGCGAGAACCTCAACGAGCATGTCGTGGGCGGCGGCTGGCCGTCGGTGGACGTGCGGCACGAGATGCTCGAGGAGGCCGTGGAGATCATCCGCGCGCTCTTCGAGGGCGGACACGTCAACCACCGGGGCACGCACTTCGACGTGGAGTCGGCCAAGCTGTGGGACCTGCCCGACCAGCCCGTGCCCATCGGCCTCGCGGTCTCGGGTGAGCGGTCCTGCCGGCTCGCGGGCCGGCTCGCCGACCTGGTGATCGCCACCGAGCCCAAGCCGGACCTGCTGGCCTCCTTCGACCGGCACGGCGGCTCCGGAAAGCCGCGGGTGGGCCAGCTGCCGGTCTGCTACGACCGTGACCGGGACGCCGCGGTCAAGCGCGCCCACGACCAGTTCCGCTGGTTCGGCAGCGGCTGGAAGGTCAACTCCGAGCTGCCGCACCCGGACTCCTTCGAGGGGGCCACCCAGTTCGTCACCCCGGAGGACGTGGCCGCGTCGATCCCGTGCGGCGACGACCCGGACGCCTTCGTCGAGGCGGTCCGCCCGTACGCCGAGGCCGGGTTCACCGAGATCGCGCTGATCCAGATCGGCGGCGACGCGCAGCTGCCCTATCTCGACTGGGCGCGCGACACTCTGCTGCCGGCGCTGCGGAACGCCTTCGGCTGA
- a CDS encoding VOC family protein: MAVKPEGTPIWADAMFTDLEGAKTFYGDVLGWTFGESTSEYGNYTQAYAQGKAAAAVVPPMPGQEGQSQWCLYFATADAAATAGRIRENGGEILMEPMAVGDFGTMCLAREPGGAVFGLWQPGTHKGFEASAEEPGAYCWAEVFTREPERTDAFFPAVFGYGARQMEDDAMDFRVFSTGDAPVLGRMRMTEEFPPEIPSYINVYFTVDDCDDAVARATKQGAVLRFGPMTSPFGRLAALTDPQGANFTVMDVTTTEGEMPETTEVS, translated from the coding sequence ATGGCCGTGAAACCTGAGGGAACCCCCATCTGGGCCGACGCGATGTTCACCGACCTCGAAGGGGCCAAGACCTTCTACGGCGACGTCCTCGGCTGGACGTTCGGCGAGTCGACGTCGGAGTACGGGAACTACACCCAGGCCTACGCCCAGGGCAAGGCCGCCGCCGCGGTGGTGCCGCCGATGCCCGGCCAGGAGGGGCAGTCGCAGTGGTGCCTGTACTTCGCCACCGCGGACGCCGCCGCGACCGCGGGGCGGATCCGGGAGAACGGCGGGGAGATCCTGATGGAGCCGATGGCGGTCGGCGACTTCGGCACCATGTGCCTGGCCCGCGAGCCCGGCGGGGCCGTCTTCGGCCTGTGGCAGCCCGGCACCCACAAGGGCTTCGAGGCGTCGGCGGAGGAGCCGGGCGCGTACTGCTGGGCCGAGGTCTTCACCCGCGAACCGGAGAGGACCGACGCCTTCTTCCCGGCCGTGTTCGGCTACGGCGCCCGGCAGATGGAGGACGACGCGATGGACTTCCGCGTCTTCTCGACCGGTGACGCCCCGGTGCTCGGCCGGATGCGGATGACGGAGGAGTTCCCGCCGGAGATCCCCTCCTACATCAACGTCTACTTCACGGTCGACGACTGCGACGACGCGGTCGCCCGCGCCACCAAGCAGGGTGCCGTGCTGCGGTTCGGCCCGATGACGTCGCCGTTCGGCCGGCTCGCGGCGCTGACCGACCCGCAGGGCGCCAACTTCACGGTGATGGACGTCACCACCACCGAGGGGGAGATGCCGGAGACGACCGAGGTGTCCTGA
- a CDS encoding zinc-binding alcohol dehydrogenase family protein: protein MRAWSVTEPGPIDGGPLREVRRPVPVPADDELLVRVRACGVCRTDLHVAEGDLPVHRPGVTPGHEVVGEVAGTGAAVHGFAPGERVGVAWLRRTDGTCPYCLRGAENLCPASTYTGWDADGGYAEYTTVPAAFAHRLPEGLDDEALAPLLCAGIIGYRALRRSALPPGGRLGLYGFGGSAHLCAQLALAEGATVHVLTRGAAARRLALELGAASAGDAYAMPPEPLDSAILFAPVGDLVPVALRALDRGGTLAIAGIHLTDIPSLTYERDLFYERQVRSVTANTREDAREFLESAARHGVRATTHPYPMSRADEALRDLKAGRFDGAAVLVNDF, encoded by the coding sequence ATGCGGGCGTGGTCGGTGACCGAGCCGGGGCCGATCGACGGCGGCCCCCTGCGGGAGGTGCGCCGACCGGTGCCGGTACCGGCCGACGACGAGCTGCTGGTCCGGGTCCGCGCCTGCGGGGTGTGCCGGACGGACCTGCATGTCGCCGAGGGCGACCTCCCGGTGCACCGGCCGGGCGTCACCCCCGGCCACGAGGTCGTCGGCGAGGTCGCCGGAACCGGTGCGGCCGTGCACGGCTTCGCGCCCGGCGAGCGGGTCGGGGTGGCCTGGCTGCGGCGGACCGACGGGACGTGCCCGTACTGCCTGCGGGGCGCGGAGAACCTGTGCCCGGCCTCCACGTACACGGGCTGGGACGCCGACGGCGGGTACGCGGAGTACACGACCGTGCCGGCGGCGTTCGCCCACCGGCTCCCGGAGGGCCTGGACGACGAGGCGCTCGCCCCGCTGCTGTGCGCCGGGATCATCGGGTACCGCGCGCTGCGGCGGTCGGCGCTGCCGCCCGGCGGCCGGCTCGGCCTGTACGGCTTCGGGGGCAGCGCCCATCTGTGCGCGCAGCTGGCCCTGGCGGAGGGCGCCACCGTGCACGTCCTCACCCGCGGGGCGGCGGCGCGACGGCTGGCCCTGGAGCTGGGGGCCGCGTCGGCCGGGGACGCGTACGCGATGCCGCCCGAGCCGCTGGACAGCGCGATCCTGTTCGCGCCGGTCGGGGACCTCGTCCCGGTGGCACTGCGGGCCCTGGACCGGGGCGGCACCCTGGCGATCGCGGGCATCCACCTCACGGACATCCCGTCGCTGACCTACGAGCGGGACCTGTTCTACGAGCGGCAGGTGCGGAGCGTCACCGCCAACACCCGGGAGGACGCGCGTGAGTTCCTGGAGTCGGCCGCGCGGCACGGGGTGCGCGCGACCACCCACCCGTATCCGATGTCACGGGCGGACGAGGCGCTGCGGGATCTGAAGGCGGGGCGGTTCGACGGGGCGGCGGTGCTGGTGAACGACTTCTGA
- a CDS encoding ribonuclease H family protein: MIGRMRERVVAACDGASKGNPGPAAWAWVVAGPAQAPERWEAGPLGRATNNVAELTALERLLGATDPDVPLEIRMDSQYAMKAVTTWLPGWKRNGWKTSAGKPVANQDLVVRIDDLLTGRDVEFRHVPAHQVDGDPLNDFADRAASQAATVQEPAGSALGSPEPPPSPDVPQKAPRRKAAPARKNGSAARTIKAKFPGRCVCGRGYAAGEQIAKNAQGWGHPECRTADA; the protein is encoded by the coding sequence ATGATCGGACGCATGCGTGAACGTGTGGTGGCCGCGTGCGACGGGGCTTCGAAGGGCAACCCCGGGCCGGCGGCCTGGGCGTGGGTCGTCGCCGGCCCCGCGCAGGCACCGGAGCGCTGGGAGGCGGGCCCGCTGGGCCGCGCCACCAACAACGTCGCGGAACTCACCGCCCTGGAGCGGCTGCTCGGCGCGACCGACCCGGACGTGCCGCTGGAGATCCGCATGGACTCGCAGTACGCCATGAAGGCCGTCACCACCTGGCTGCCCGGCTGGAAGCGCAACGGCTGGAAGACGTCCGCGGGCAAGCCGGTCGCCAACCAGGACCTCGTGGTCCGCATCGACGACCTGCTCACCGGCCGGGACGTGGAGTTCCGTCACGTCCCCGCCCACCAGGTCGACGGCGACCCGCTCAACGACTTCGCCGACCGGGCCGCCAGCCAGGCCGCCACCGTGCAGGAGCCCGCGGGCAGCGCGCTCGGCTCACCCGAGCCGCCGCCCTCCCCGGACGTTCCGCAGAAGGCGCCGCGCCGCAAGGCCGCGCCCGCCCGGAAGAACGGCTCGGCCGCGCGCACCATCAAGGCCAAGTTCCCCGGCCGCTGCGTCTGCGGGCGCGGTTACGCGGCGGGGGAGCAGATCGCCAAGAACGCGCAGGGCTGGGGCCACCCGGAGTGCCGTACCGCCGACGCCTGA
- the melC2 gene encoding tyrosinase MelC2: MTVRKNQAALTSDEKRRFTDALLELKRTGRYDAFVTTHNAFILGDTDHGERTGHRSPSFLPWHRRFLLAFERALQEVDPSVALPYWDWTADRSPRSSLWAPDFLGGTGRALDGRVMDGPFATGTGKWQITVRVDGRTFLRRSLGTAVRELPTRAEVESVLAMPTYDMAPWNSASDGFRNHLEGWRGPNLHNRVHVWVGGHMATGASPNDPVFWLHHAYVDKLWAQWQRRHPGSGYLPVAGTPDVVDLHETMKPWNDTRPADLLDHTPHYTFDTD, translated from the coding sequence ATGACCGTCCGCAAGAACCAGGCCGCCCTGACCTCCGACGAGAAGCGCCGTTTCACCGACGCCCTCCTGGAGCTGAAGCGCACCGGACGCTACGACGCGTTCGTCACCACCCACAACGCCTTCATCCTCGGCGACACCGACCACGGCGAGCGCACCGGGCACCGCTCACCGTCGTTCCTGCCCTGGCACCGCAGATTCCTGCTCGCGTTCGAACGCGCGCTGCAGGAGGTGGACCCCTCGGTCGCGCTGCCGTACTGGGACTGGACCGCCGACCGCTCCCCGCGTTCCTCGCTGTGGGCGCCCGACTTCCTCGGCGGCACCGGGCGCGCCCTCGACGGCCGGGTCATGGACGGGCCGTTCGCCACCGGCACGGGCAAGTGGCAGATCACCGTCCGCGTGGACGGCCGTACGTTCCTGCGCCGTTCGCTGGGGACCGCCGTACGGGAGCTGCCCACACGGGCCGAGGTCGAGTCGGTGCTGGCCATGCCGACGTACGACATGGCGCCGTGGAACAGCGCGTCCGACGGGTTCCGCAACCACCTGGAGGGCTGGCGCGGCCCGAATCTGCACAACCGGGTCCACGTCTGGGTCGGCGGGCACATGGCGACCGGGGCGTCCCCCAACGACCCGGTGTTCTGGCTGCACCACGCCTACGTCGACAAGCTGTGGGCGCAGTGGCAGCGGCGGCACCCCGGCTCCGGCTACCTCCCGGTGGCGGGCACCCCGGACGTGGTCGATCTGCACGAGACGATGAAGCCGTGGAACGACACGCGCCCGGCCGATCTGCTCGACCACACCCCGCACTACACCTTCGACACGGACTGA
- the melC1 gene encoding apotyrosinase chaperone MelC1, with translation MPALSRRQALTTAAALATAAAGVAAAPATATPARAHHDPHSPASFDEVYRGRRIQGRPATGAHAHHGTGYTVLIDGVELHLMRNADGTWISVVSHYDPVPTPRAAARAAVDELQGAALLPFPAN, from the coding sequence ATGCCCGCACTCAGCAGACGGCAGGCGCTCACCACCGCCGCCGCCCTCGCCACCGCGGCGGCCGGTGTCGCCGCCGCCCCCGCCACCGCCACGCCGGCGCGCGCACACCACGACCCGCACTCCCCCGCCTCCTTCGACGAGGTCTACCGGGGCCGCCGGATACAGGGCCGCCCGGCGACGGGCGCCCACGCGCACCACGGCACCGGCTACACCGTGCTCATCGACGGCGTGGAGCTGCACCTGATGCGCAACGCCGACGGCACCTGGATCAGCGTCGTCAGCCACTACGACCCGGTGCCCACCCCGCGCGCCGCCGCCCGCGCGGCCGTGGACGAGCTCCAGGGCGCTGCCCTGCTGCCCTTCCCCGCCAACTGA
- a CDS encoding aldo/keto reductase: MEQRAFDRAGLRASVIGLGTWQLGADWGDVDDRQAEGVLEAAAESGVTFFDTADVYGDGRSEQTIARFLRDRPGLDILVATKMGRRVDQIPGNYVLDNFRAWNDRSRRNLGTDRIDLVQLHCPPTPVYSTDEVFDALDTLVAEERIAHYGVSVETCAEALTAIARPNVASVQIILNAFRMKPLLEVLPAAREAGVGIIVRVPLASGLLSGRYTKDTVFPENDHRTYNRHGEAFDQGETFSGVDYATGVEAAAEFSALAPEGWTPAQLALRWIVQQPGVTTVIPGARSPEQARANAAAAALPDLSEDTLAAIRDLYDRRIKDQVESRW, encoded by the coding sequence ATGGAACAGCGTGCATTCGACAGGGCGGGCCTGCGGGCGTCCGTCATCGGCCTCGGGACCTGGCAGCTCGGCGCGGACTGGGGAGACGTCGACGACCGGCAGGCCGAGGGTGTCCTGGAGGCGGCGGCCGAGTCCGGCGTGACCTTCTTCGACACGGCCGACGTGTACGGCGACGGACGCAGCGAACAGACCATCGCCCGGTTCCTGCGCGACCGGCCCGGCCTGGACATCCTCGTCGCGACCAAGATGGGCCGCCGCGTCGACCAGATCCCCGGGAACTACGTCCTCGACAACTTCCGCGCCTGGAACGACCGGTCGCGGCGCAACCTCGGCACGGACCGCATCGACCTGGTCCAGCTGCACTGCCCGCCGACCCCCGTCTACTCCACCGACGAGGTGTTCGACGCCCTCGACACCCTGGTGGCCGAGGAGCGCATCGCCCACTACGGCGTCAGCGTCGAGACCTGCGCCGAGGCCCTCACCGCGATCGCCCGCCCGAACGTGGCCAGCGTCCAGATCATCCTCAACGCCTTCCGGATGAAGCCCCTCCTGGAGGTCCTGCCGGCGGCCCGCGAGGCCGGCGTCGGCATCATCGTCCGCGTGCCTCTGGCTTCCGGCCTGCTGTCCGGCCGGTACACCAAGGACACCGTCTTCCCCGAGAACGACCACCGCACCTACAACCGGCACGGCGAGGCCTTCGACCAGGGCGAGACCTTCTCCGGCGTCGACTACGCCACCGGGGTGGAGGCCGCGGCCGAGTTCTCCGCGCTCGCCCCGGAGGGCTGGACCCCGGCCCAGCTGGCACTGCGCTGGATCGTCCAGCAGCCCGGCGTGACCACCGTCATCCCGGGCGCCCGCTCGCCCGAGCAGGCCCGCGCCAACGCGGCCGCCGCCGCGCTCCCGGACCTCTCCGAGGACACCCTCGCCGCGATCCGGGACCTCTACGACCGCCGGATCAAGGACCAGGTCGAGAGCCGCTGGTGA
- a CDS encoding TetR family transcriptional regulator, translated as MSSTSAAPGRGEKPPMRDALVAAAFRLFLERGYEQTTVDDIVALAGVGRRSFFRYFPSKEDVVFPDHERCLADMEAFLAASDDGHEPVRRVCDAARLVLGLYAENPTFSVQRYRLTKRVPGLRAYELSVVWRYERALAEYLRARFAGRREGTLRADVIAAAVVAAHNNALRSWLRSDGKGDAGAEVDRALGYVLSTYAETPGPAPAAAEADGDVVVVVSRRDAPLWRVVQELEGVLGRG; from the coding sequence ATGAGCTCCACGAGCGCCGCGCCCGGCCGCGGCGAGAAGCCCCCGATGCGGGACGCCCTGGTCGCGGCGGCCTTCCGGCTGTTCCTGGAGCGGGGGTACGAGCAGACGACCGTCGACGACATCGTGGCGCTGGCCGGCGTCGGACGGCGGTCGTTCTTCCGGTACTTCCCGTCCAAGGAGGACGTGGTCTTCCCGGACCACGAGCGGTGCCTGGCCGACATGGAGGCGTTCCTCGCCGCGAGCGACGACGGCCACGAGCCGGTGCGCCGGGTCTGCGACGCGGCCCGGCTGGTGCTGGGCCTCTACGCGGAGAACCCGACCTTCTCCGTGCAGCGCTACCGCCTCACCAAGCGGGTGCCGGGGCTGCGGGCCTACGAGTTGTCGGTGGTGTGGCGGTACGAGCGGGCGCTGGCCGAGTATCTGCGGGCGCGGTTCGCCGGCCGGCGCGAGGGGACCCTGCGGGCGGACGTGATCGCCGCCGCCGTGGTCGCCGCGCACAACAACGCGCTGCGCTCCTGGCTGCGGTCGGACGGGAAGGGCGACGCGGGCGCCGAGGTGGACCGGGCCCTCGGGTACGTCCTGTCGACGTACGCGGAGACTCCCGGGCCCGCGCCGGCCGCCGCGGAGGCGGACGGGGACGTCGTCGTGGTCGTCTCCCGCCGCGACGCGCCCCTGTGGCGGGTCGTGCAGGAGCTCGAGGGCGTGCTCGGCCGCGGCTGA
- a CDS encoding FAD-dependent monooxygenase has translation MKVACVGGGPAGLYLSILLKLRDPSHDVTVHERNPLGTTYGWGVTYWRALLDRLHAHDPVTARAVEASSVRWNQGVAHVRDLTARQPGDEGHGIGRHRLLEILADRARSLGVHLDFEHEITPDALPAADLVVAGDGVRSTLRAHHAGHFGTRITMGRNRYIWLGTSKVFDAFTFAFVETDHGWIWCYGYGFGPEASTCVVECSPETFTGLGLHRANEADGLALLEKLFADVLDGHPLYGRPSGAVGGAQWLHFRTLTNRTWHRGNLVLIGDAAHTTHYSIGAGTTLALEDAMALAAALHEEPSLPRALTRYEDERRRALLSVQSAARYSALWYENLPRYMQLPPQQMFALLGQRHSPLLPHVPPQLYYRIDRAAGQVETLRRLKRWLGPRVARTVQARAVRPYSEGSVPRT, from the coding sequence GTGAAGGTCGCGTGCGTCGGCGGCGGACCCGCCGGGCTGTACCTGTCGATCCTGCTCAAGCTGCGGGACCCGTCCCACGACGTCACCGTCCACGAACGCAACCCGTTGGGCACCACCTACGGCTGGGGCGTCACCTACTGGCGCGCCCTGCTCGACCGGCTCCACGCGCACGACCCCGTGACCGCCCGCGCCGTCGAGGCGAGCTCCGTCCGCTGGAACCAGGGCGTCGCCCACGTACGCGACCTGACGGCCCGCCAGCCCGGCGACGAGGGCCACGGCATCGGCCGCCACCGCCTCCTCGAGATCCTCGCCGACCGGGCCCGTTCGCTCGGCGTCCACCTGGACTTCGAGCACGAGATCACCCCGGACGCCCTGCCCGCCGCCGACCTGGTCGTGGCGGGCGACGGTGTCCGCAGCACGCTGCGCGCCCACCACGCCGGCCACTTCGGCACCCGGATCACCATGGGCCGCAACCGTTACATCTGGCTCGGCACCAGCAAGGTCTTCGACGCCTTCACCTTCGCCTTCGTGGAGACGGACCACGGCTGGATCTGGTGCTACGGCTACGGCTTCGGGCCCGAGGCGAGCACCTGCGTCGTCGAGTGCTCCCCCGAGACCTTCACCGGCCTCGGCCTGCACCGCGCGAACGAGGCCGACGGACTCGCTCTGCTGGAGAAGCTCTTCGCCGACGTCCTCGACGGGCACCCCCTGTACGGCCGCCCGTCCGGCGCCGTCGGCGGCGCCCAGTGGCTGCACTTCCGCACCCTCACCAACCGCACCTGGCACCGCGGCAACCTCGTCCTGATCGGCGACGCCGCCCACACCACCCACTACTCCATCGGCGCCGGCACCACCCTCGCCCTGGAGGACGCCATGGCCCTGGCCGCCGCCCTGCACGAGGAGCCCTCGCTCCCGCGCGCCCTCACCCGCTACGAGGACGAGCGCCGGCGGGCCCTGCTGTCCGTGCAGAGCGCCGCCCGCTACAGCGCCCTGTGGTACGAGAACCTGCCCCGGTACATGCAGCTGCCCCCGCAGCAGATGTTCGCCCTGCTCGGCCAGCGCCACTCACCCCTGCTGCCGCACGTCCCGCCGCAGCTGTACTACCGGATCGACCGGGCCGCCGGGCAGGTCGAGACCCTGCGGCGGCTCAAGCGCTGGCTCGGCCCGAGGGTCGCGCGCACCGTCCAGGCCAGGGCCGTCCGGCCGTACTCGGAGGGGTCCGTTCCGCGTACTTGA
- a CDS encoding VOC family protein — MAGDGFTTCLWFDGQAEEAARFYTSVFENSSVGRVTPYPEGAMQPAGSVMTVEFTLDGQKFVGLNGGPQFTFTEATSFMIPCERQEEIDYYWDRLTGDGGRPGPCGWLKDRFGVSWQVVPARLQDMVADPDPEKAARVTKAFMAMGKFDLAALERAYAGE, encoded by the coding sequence ATGGCAGGCGACGGTTTCACCACATGTCTCTGGTTCGACGGCCAGGCCGAGGAGGCGGCCCGCTTCTACACCTCCGTCTTCGAGAACTCCAGCGTCGGCCGTGTCACGCCCTACCCGGAGGGGGCGATGCAGCCCGCCGGGAGCGTGATGACGGTCGAGTTCACCCTCGACGGCCAGAAGTTCGTCGGCCTCAACGGCGGACCGCAGTTCACCTTCACGGAGGCGACCTCGTTCATGATCCCCTGCGAGAGGCAGGAGGAGATCGACTACTACTGGGACCGGCTCACCGGCGACGGCGGCCGGCCGGGACCCTGCGGCTGGCTCAAGGACCGGTTCGGGGTCTCCTGGCAGGTCGTCCCGGCCCGGCTGCAGGACATGGTCGCCGACCCGGACCCCGAGAAGGCCGCCCGGGTCACCAAGGCGTTCATGGCGATGGGCAAGTTCGACCTCGCCGCCCTGGAGCGCGCCTACGCCGGCGAGTGA
- a CDS encoding DUF6328 family protein → MTDDEDRTKRRRGRNETEDERADRMWVELLQEVRVAQMGVQILFGFLLTVVFTSKYDDLRSTDQSIYIFTVVVGAAATGALIGPVSLHRLVSGRRIKPQAVAWASRLTLVGLVLLLVTMASSLLLILRVATHDDYVPWLVTGIVVWYVVCWFVLPLWTRRRYTDSE, encoded by the coding sequence GTGACGGACGACGAGGACCGCACGAAGCGGCGCCGAGGACGCAACGAGACCGAGGACGAGCGGGCCGACCGCATGTGGGTCGAACTCCTCCAAGAGGTACGCGTGGCCCAGATGGGCGTGCAGATCCTCTTCGGTTTCCTGCTGACCGTCGTGTTCACGTCGAAATACGACGACCTGCGCTCCACCGACCAGTCGATCTACATCTTCACGGTGGTCGTGGGCGCGGCCGCCACCGGCGCCCTGATCGGCCCGGTGTCGCTGCACCGGCTGGTCTCCGGCCGCCGGATCAAACCCCAGGCGGTCGCGTGGGCCTCCCGGCTCACCCTGGTCGGCCTGGTGCTGCTCCTCGTCACCATGGCGTCCTCGCTGCTGCTGATCCTGCGGGTCGCCACGCATGACGACTACGTCCCCTGGCTGGTGACCGGCATCGTCGTCTGGTACGTCGTGTGCTGGTTCGTGCTGCCGCTGTGGACCCGCCGCCGCTACACCGACTCCGAGTGA